From one Lycium ferocissimum isolate CSIRO_LF1 chromosome 7, AGI_CSIRO_Lferr_CH_V1, whole genome shotgun sequence genomic stretch:
- the LOC132063845 gene encoding golgin candidate 4 isoform X3, with the protein MWSIENLKQNLNRIALEIHEDDEDDDEQLSIGDRSDSNSLSDRRISRNFAHSKSPTYHSPIANGFDNPEIEKYKIEIKRLKESEAEIKALSVNYAALLKEKEDQVSRLNEENSSLKQSLQSSSPLGASRNMQKGSSDQSPNRQSKAIVNRSFGSRTNNGFSPKQDGLSNGTTFGNEKASHELQIKQFEMELDKERTELANMKIRLQEEQKLRLTVQQELNSLKADKDKMAVEMTKIRTELSHKVSELKQLQSDLHERNNGESNEARDGLRRVIETLQKENSDLKNEKDKLEASLKATGVSSADRSNINSISEKVHPMEVFPEKEEMKRSLQNLENELKETRRGRDKAQQELKRLKQHLLEKEMEESEKMDEDSKMIEELRQNNEYQRAQILQLEKALKQAIASQEDVKTLNYNELRKSKDTIDELNKKLANCLNTMEAQNVEVLNLQTALGQYYAEIEAKERLGEELAMAKEESHKLSALLKDACNESETFKKEKEEVLVKLSDLERRLSEGKGRINKLEQDNEKLRRALEQSMTRLNRMSLDSDNYVDRRIVIKLLVTYFQRNHSKEVLDLMVRMLGFSDEDKQRIGMAQQGSGKGVVRGVLGLPGRLVGGILGGSSAPSSTASDQSFADLWVDFLLKENEREKGEAAEAGNGDTGEQIKSADATPAEHRSNNAGGSFVSSRPQPSPKHNLPPLAPSSRQVILPPEQSDTEFSTVPLTPSLETNYQISRLPRY; encoded by the exons ATGTGGAGTATTGAGAATTTAAAGCAGAATCTCAATAGGATCGCTCTTGAAATTCACGAAGATGATGAAGACGATGATGAACAGCTCTCGATTGGTGATCGCTCAGATAGTAATTCACTATCTGATCGGAGAATTTCTAGAAACTTCGCTCATTCCAAGTCACCGACATATCATTCCCCAATTGCCAATGGTTTCGACAATCCTGAG ATAGAGAAAtacaaaattgaaattaagAGACTTAAAGAATCTGAGGCTGAAATCAAGGCATTATCAGTTAATTATGCTGctttattgaaagaaaaagag GATCAAGTTTCAAGGTTAAATGAAGAAAATAGTTCATTAAAGCAAAGTCTACAATCAAGTTCTCCCCTGGGTGCATCTAGAAACATGCAGAAG GGGAGCAGTGATCAATCTCCAAACCGCCAAAGCAAAGCTATAGTTAACCGTTCCTTTGGGAGCCGAACAAACAATGGTTTTTCTCCCAAGCAGGATGGACTAAGCAATGGAACCACTTTTGgcaatgaaaag GCATCTCATGAGCTGCAGATAAAACAATTTGAAATGGAGCTTGATAAAGAACGCACCGAGctggcaaatatgaaaattaggttACAAG AGGAGCAGAAGCTGAGGTTGACAGTCCAACAAGAGCTGAACTCTTTAAAAGCGGACAAGGATAAA ATGGCTGTGGAGATGACAAAAATTCGTACTGAGCTGTCTCATAAAGTATCTGAATTAAAGCAGTTGCAATCGGACCTTCATGAAAGAAATAACGGAGAATCAAATGAAGCAAGAGATGGTTTGAGAAGAGTGATAGAAACATTGCAAAAAGAAAACAGTGATCTTAAG AATGAGAAAGATAAGTTAGAAGCTTCATTGAAAGCAACTGGTGTTTCTTCAGCCGATAGAAGTAACATCAATAGTATAAGTGAG AAGGTGCATCCTATGGAGGTATTTCCTGAAAAGGAAGAAATGAAGAGGTCTTTACAAAATTTGGAGAATGAATTGAAGGAAACACGCCGGGGAAGGGACAAAGCACAGCAAGAACTGAAACGACTTAAGCAGCATTTACTCGAGAAG GAAATGGAAGAATCAGAAAAGATGGATGAGGACAGCAAGATGATTGAAGAACTACGTCAAAATAATGAATATCAGCGAGCTCAAATATTGCAGTTGGAGAAAGCTCTCAAGCAAGCTATTGCAAGTCAAGAAGATGTCAAAACCCTTAATTATAATGAATTAAGGAAGTCGAAGGATACAATTGATGagctaaataaaaaattagccaACTGTTTGAACACAATGGAAGCCCAAAATGTTGAAGTCCTTAACCTACAAACTGCTCTTGGCCAATACTACGCCGAGATTGAAGCCAAG GAAAGGCTTGGAGAAGAATTGGCGATGGCAAAGGAGGAATCACATAAACTTTCAGCGCTTCTGAAG GATGCTTGCAATGAGTCAGAAACATTCAAGAAGGAGAAGGAAGAGGTGTTGGTGAAACTTTCAGACTTGGAAAGAAGACTTTCTGAAGGGAAGGGCCGTATAAATAAGCTTGAGCAAGACAATGAAAAGCTACGGCGAGCTCTTGAACAGAGCATGACCAGGCTGAATAGAATGTCACTGGATTCTGATAATTATGTCGACAG GCGGATTGTGATCAAATTACTGGTGACTTACTTCCAAAGGAATCACAGCAAAGAG GTTTTGGATCTTATGGTCCGTATGCTAGGATTCTCTGATGAAGACAAGCAGAGAATAGGCATGGCTCAGCAAGGATCTGGAAAAGGGGTCGTCCGGGGTGTCTTGGGTCTCCCTGGCCGACTAGTAGGTGGCATCTTGGGTGGAAGTTCAGCACCTTCTAGTACGGCATCAGATCAG TCCTTCGCAGATCTCTGGGTTGATTTTCTTCTTAAGGAGAACGAAAGAGAGAAAGGTGAGGCCGCTGAAGCTGGCAATGGAGATACAGGAGAGCAAATCAAGAGTGCAGATGCAACCCCGGCAGAACATAGGTCAAATAATGCTGGTGGTTCCTTTGTTTCCTCGAGACCACAACCCTCTCCCAAACATAACCTGCCCCCTTTGGCACCAAGCTCACGGCAAGTTATTCTGCCGCCTGAGCAATCTGATACCGAGTTCTCAACAGTACCTCTTACCCCATCATTGGAAACCAATTATCAGATTTCCAGACTACCTAGATACTGA
- the LOC132063845 gene encoding golgin candidate 4 isoform X2, which produces MWSIENLKQNLNRIALEIHEDDEDDDEQLSIGDRSDSNSLSDRRISRNFAHSKSPTYHSPIANGFDNPEIEKYKIEIKRLKESEAEIKALSVNYAALLKEKEDQVSRLNEENSSLKQSLQSSSPLGASRNMQKGSSDQSPNRQSKAIVNRSFGSRTNNGFSPKQDGLSNGTTFGNEKELADLLEEKNKSLSAMQASHELQIKQFEMELDKERTELANMKIRLQEEQKLRLTVQQELNSLKADKDKMAVEMTKIRTELSHKVSELKQLQSDLHERNNGESNEARDGLRRVIETLQKENSDLKNEKDKLEASLKATGVSSADRSNINSISEVHPMEVFPEKEEMKRSLQNLENELKETRRGRDKAQQELKRLKQHLLEKEMEESEKMDEDSKMIEELRQNNEYQRAQILQLEKALKQAIASQEDVKTLNYNELRKSKDTIDELNKKLANCLNTMEAQNVEVLNLQTALGQYYAEIEAKERLGEELAMAKEESHKLSALLKDACNESETFKKEKEEVLVKLSDLERRLSEGKGRINKLEQDNEKLRRALEQSMTRLNRMSLDSDNYVDRRIVIKLLVTYFQRNHSKEVLDLMVRMLGFSDEDKQRIGMAQQGSGKGVVRGVLGLPGRLVGGILGGSSAPSSTASDQSFADLWVDFLLKENEREKGEAAEAGNGDTGEQIKSADATPAEHRSNNAGGSFVSSRPQPSPKHNLPPLAPSSRQVILPPEQSDTEFSTVPLTPSLETNYQISRLPRY; this is translated from the exons ATGTGGAGTATTGAGAATTTAAAGCAGAATCTCAATAGGATCGCTCTTGAAATTCACGAAGATGATGAAGACGATGATGAACAGCTCTCGATTGGTGATCGCTCAGATAGTAATTCACTATCTGATCGGAGAATTTCTAGAAACTTCGCTCATTCCAAGTCACCGACATATCATTCCCCAATTGCCAATGGTTTCGACAATCCTGAG ATAGAGAAAtacaaaattgaaattaagAGACTTAAAGAATCTGAGGCTGAAATCAAGGCATTATCAGTTAATTATGCTGctttattgaaagaaaaagag GATCAAGTTTCAAGGTTAAATGAAGAAAATAGTTCATTAAAGCAAAGTCTACAATCAAGTTCTCCCCTGGGTGCATCTAGAAACATGCAGAAG GGGAGCAGTGATCAATCTCCAAACCGCCAAAGCAAAGCTATAGTTAACCGTTCCTTTGGGAGCCGAACAAACAATGGTTTTTCTCCCAAGCAGGATGGACTAAGCAATGGAACCACTTTTGgcaatgaaaag GAGCTTGCAGACTTGCtggaagagaaaaataaatctTTGTCAGCCATGCAGGCATCTCATGAGCTGCAGATAAAACAATTTGAAATGGAGCTTGATAAAGAACGCACCGAGctggcaaatatgaaaattaggttACAAG AGGAGCAGAAGCTGAGGTTGACAGTCCAACAAGAGCTGAACTCTTTAAAAGCGGACAAGGATAAA ATGGCTGTGGAGATGACAAAAATTCGTACTGAGCTGTCTCATAAAGTATCTGAATTAAAGCAGTTGCAATCGGACCTTCATGAAAGAAATAACGGAGAATCAAATGAAGCAAGAGATGGTTTGAGAAGAGTGATAGAAACATTGCAAAAAGAAAACAGTGATCTTAAG AATGAGAAAGATAAGTTAGAAGCTTCATTGAAAGCAACTGGTGTTTCTTCAGCCGATAGAAGTAACATCAATAGTATAAGTGAG GTGCATCCTATGGAGGTATTTCCTGAAAAGGAAGAAATGAAGAGGTCTTTACAAAATTTGGAGAATGAATTGAAGGAAACACGCCGGGGAAGGGACAAAGCACAGCAAGAACTGAAACGACTTAAGCAGCATTTACTCGAGAAG GAAATGGAAGAATCAGAAAAGATGGATGAGGACAGCAAGATGATTGAAGAACTACGTCAAAATAATGAATATCAGCGAGCTCAAATATTGCAGTTGGAGAAAGCTCTCAAGCAAGCTATTGCAAGTCAAGAAGATGTCAAAACCCTTAATTATAATGAATTAAGGAAGTCGAAGGATACAATTGATGagctaaataaaaaattagccaACTGTTTGAACACAATGGAAGCCCAAAATGTTGAAGTCCTTAACCTACAAACTGCTCTTGGCCAATACTACGCCGAGATTGAAGCCAAG GAAAGGCTTGGAGAAGAATTGGCGATGGCAAAGGAGGAATCACATAAACTTTCAGCGCTTCTGAAG GATGCTTGCAATGAGTCAGAAACATTCAAGAAGGAGAAGGAAGAGGTGTTGGTGAAACTTTCAGACTTGGAAAGAAGACTTTCTGAAGGGAAGGGCCGTATAAATAAGCTTGAGCAAGACAATGAAAAGCTACGGCGAGCTCTTGAACAGAGCATGACCAGGCTGAATAGAATGTCACTGGATTCTGATAATTATGTCGACAG GCGGATTGTGATCAAATTACTGGTGACTTACTTCCAAAGGAATCACAGCAAAGAG GTTTTGGATCTTATGGTCCGTATGCTAGGATTCTCTGATGAAGACAAGCAGAGAATAGGCATGGCTCAGCAAGGATCTGGAAAAGGGGTCGTCCGGGGTGTCTTGGGTCTCCCTGGCCGACTAGTAGGTGGCATCTTGGGTGGAAGTTCAGCACCTTCTAGTACGGCATCAGATCAG TCCTTCGCAGATCTCTGGGTTGATTTTCTTCTTAAGGAGAACGAAAGAGAGAAAGGTGAGGCCGCTGAAGCTGGCAATGGAGATACAGGAGAGCAAATCAAGAGTGCAGATGCAACCCCGGCAGAACATAGGTCAAATAATGCTGGTGGTTCCTTTGTTTCCTCGAGACCACAACCCTCTCCCAAACATAACCTGCCCCCTTTGGCACCAAGCTCACGGCAAGTTATTCTGCCGCCTGAGCAATCTGATACCGAGTTCTCAACAGTACCTCTTACCCCATCATTGGAAACCAATTATCAGATTTCCAGACTACCTAGATACTGA
- the LOC132063845 gene encoding golgin candidate 4 isoform X1 — protein sequence MWSIENLKQNLNRIALEIHEDDEDDDEQLSIGDRSDSNSLSDRRISRNFAHSKSPTYHSPIANGFDNPEIEKYKIEIKRLKESEAEIKALSVNYAALLKEKEDQVSRLNEENSSLKQSLQSSSPLGASRNMQKGSSDQSPNRQSKAIVNRSFGSRTNNGFSPKQDGLSNGTTFGNEKELADLLEEKNKSLSAMQASHELQIKQFEMELDKERTELANMKIRLQEEQKLRLTVQQELNSLKADKDKMAVEMTKIRTELSHKVSELKQLQSDLHERNNGESNEARDGLRRVIETLQKENSDLKNEKDKLEASLKATGVSSADRSNINSISEKVHPMEVFPEKEEMKRSLQNLENELKETRRGRDKAQQELKRLKQHLLEKEMEESEKMDEDSKMIEELRQNNEYQRAQILQLEKALKQAIASQEDVKTLNYNELRKSKDTIDELNKKLANCLNTMEAQNVEVLNLQTALGQYYAEIEAKERLGEELAMAKEESHKLSALLKDACNESETFKKEKEEVLVKLSDLERRLSEGKGRINKLEQDNEKLRRALEQSMTRLNRMSLDSDNYVDRRIVIKLLVTYFQRNHSKEVLDLMVRMLGFSDEDKQRIGMAQQGSGKGVVRGVLGLPGRLVGGILGGSSAPSSTASDQSFADLWVDFLLKENEREKGEAAEAGNGDTGEQIKSADATPAEHRSNNAGGSFVSSRPQPSPKHNLPPLAPSSRQVILPPEQSDTEFSTVPLTPSLETNYQISRLPRY from the exons ATGTGGAGTATTGAGAATTTAAAGCAGAATCTCAATAGGATCGCTCTTGAAATTCACGAAGATGATGAAGACGATGATGAACAGCTCTCGATTGGTGATCGCTCAGATAGTAATTCACTATCTGATCGGAGAATTTCTAGAAACTTCGCTCATTCCAAGTCACCGACATATCATTCCCCAATTGCCAATGGTTTCGACAATCCTGAG ATAGAGAAAtacaaaattgaaattaagAGACTTAAAGAATCTGAGGCTGAAATCAAGGCATTATCAGTTAATTATGCTGctttattgaaagaaaaagag GATCAAGTTTCAAGGTTAAATGAAGAAAATAGTTCATTAAAGCAAAGTCTACAATCAAGTTCTCCCCTGGGTGCATCTAGAAACATGCAGAAG GGGAGCAGTGATCAATCTCCAAACCGCCAAAGCAAAGCTATAGTTAACCGTTCCTTTGGGAGCCGAACAAACAATGGTTTTTCTCCCAAGCAGGATGGACTAAGCAATGGAACCACTTTTGgcaatgaaaag GAGCTTGCAGACTTGCtggaagagaaaaataaatctTTGTCAGCCATGCAGGCATCTCATGAGCTGCAGATAAAACAATTTGAAATGGAGCTTGATAAAGAACGCACCGAGctggcaaatatgaaaattaggttACAAG AGGAGCAGAAGCTGAGGTTGACAGTCCAACAAGAGCTGAACTCTTTAAAAGCGGACAAGGATAAA ATGGCTGTGGAGATGACAAAAATTCGTACTGAGCTGTCTCATAAAGTATCTGAATTAAAGCAGTTGCAATCGGACCTTCATGAAAGAAATAACGGAGAATCAAATGAAGCAAGAGATGGTTTGAGAAGAGTGATAGAAACATTGCAAAAAGAAAACAGTGATCTTAAG AATGAGAAAGATAAGTTAGAAGCTTCATTGAAAGCAACTGGTGTTTCTTCAGCCGATAGAAGTAACATCAATAGTATAAGTGAG AAGGTGCATCCTATGGAGGTATTTCCTGAAAAGGAAGAAATGAAGAGGTCTTTACAAAATTTGGAGAATGAATTGAAGGAAACACGCCGGGGAAGGGACAAAGCACAGCAAGAACTGAAACGACTTAAGCAGCATTTACTCGAGAAG GAAATGGAAGAATCAGAAAAGATGGATGAGGACAGCAAGATGATTGAAGAACTACGTCAAAATAATGAATATCAGCGAGCTCAAATATTGCAGTTGGAGAAAGCTCTCAAGCAAGCTATTGCAAGTCAAGAAGATGTCAAAACCCTTAATTATAATGAATTAAGGAAGTCGAAGGATACAATTGATGagctaaataaaaaattagccaACTGTTTGAACACAATGGAAGCCCAAAATGTTGAAGTCCTTAACCTACAAACTGCTCTTGGCCAATACTACGCCGAGATTGAAGCCAAG GAAAGGCTTGGAGAAGAATTGGCGATGGCAAAGGAGGAATCACATAAACTTTCAGCGCTTCTGAAG GATGCTTGCAATGAGTCAGAAACATTCAAGAAGGAGAAGGAAGAGGTGTTGGTGAAACTTTCAGACTTGGAAAGAAGACTTTCTGAAGGGAAGGGCCGTATAAATAAGCTTGAGCAAGACAATGAAAAGCTACGGCGAGCTCTTGAACAGAGCATGACCAGGCTGAATAGAATGTCACTGGATTCTGATAATTATGTCGACAG GCGGATTGTGATCAAATTACTGGTGACTTACTTCCAAAGGAATCACAGCAAAGAG GTTTTGGATCTTATGGTCCGTATGCTAGGATTCTCTGATGAAGACAAGCAGAGAATAGGCATGGCTCAGCAAGGATCTGGAAAAGGGGTCGTCCGGGGTGTCTTGGGTCTCCCTGGCCGACTAGTAGGTGGCATCTTGGGTGGAAGTTCAGCACCTTCTAGTACGGCATCAGATCAG TCCTTCGCAGATCTCTGGGTTGATTTTCTTCTTAAGGAGAACGAAAGAGAGAAAGGTGAGGCCGCTGAAGCTGGCAATGGAGATACAGGAGAGCAAATCAAGAGTGCAGATGCAACCCCGGCAGAACATAGGTCAAATAATGCTGGTGGTTCCTTTGTTTCCTCGAGACCACAACCCTCTCCCAAACATAACCTGCCCCCTTTGGCACCAAGCTCACGGCAAGTTATTCTGCCGCCTGAGCAATCTGATACCGAGTTCTCAACAGTACCTCTTACCCCATCATTGGAAACCAATTATCAGATTTCCAGACTACCTAGATACTGA